Proteins encoded within one genomic window of Macaca thibetana thibetana isolate TM-01 chromosome 3, ASM2454274v1, whole genome shotgun sequence:
- the LOC126951422 gene encoding LOW QUALITY PROTEIN: guanine nucleotide-binding protein G(I)/G(S)/G(O) subunit gamma-5-like (The sequence of the model RefSeq protein was modified relative to this genomic sequence to represent the inferred CDS: deleted 1 base in 1 codon; substituted 1 base at 1 genomic stop codon) yields the protein MPGSSRIATMKKVVQQLPLEAGLNTLKRVQVSXAAADLKQFGLQNAQHDPLLTGVSSGTNPFRPQKVCSFL from the exons ATGCCTGGCTCCTCCCGCATCGCCACTATGAAGAAAGTGGTTCAGCAGCTCCCGCTGGAAGCCGGGCTCAAT ACGCTCAAACGCGTACAAGTTTCCTAGGCAGCTGCAGACTTAAAACAATTCGGTCTGCAGAATGCTCAACATGACCCTCTGCTGACTGGAGTATCTTCAGGTACAAATCCCTTCAGACCCCAGAAAGTCTGTTCCTTTTTGTAG